From a single Halodesulfovibrio marinisediminis DSM 17456 genomic region:
- a CDS encoding Lar family restriction alleviation protein has translation MQIPKICPNCNGSRTLLYFDAIYYYVACEQCGMTGARALSEEEALSLWNERGDTAFTYEVVQDSDKLVRILQCDTQRVSKRYPINLPIVLTLSRPNGKKITGVMRNVSFYGAFLQLKGGNMSAIPASTEELAEQRMFVYYKNPVVKQLNEKGEFVAPVESNPIQQIELIPKHMLQTSQVVGVGGCFKSPNAEQLKSVQGLVEFARGQ, from the coding sequence ATGCAGATTCCTAAAATTTGCCCGAACTGTAATGGAAGCAGAACACTCCTTTATTTTGATGCCATCTACTATTATGTAGCTTGCGAACAGTGCGGTATGACCGGTGCCCGTGCCTTGAGTGAAGAAGAAGCATTAAGCTTGTGGAATGAACGTGGGGATACTGCGTTTACGTATGAAGTCGTGCAGGACAGTGATAAGCTTGTGCGTATCCTGCAGTGCGATACGCAGCGTGTAAGTAAACGGTATCCGATTAACTTGCCTATAGTACTCACTCTTTCCCGTCCGAATGGCAAAAAGATTACGGGTGTAATGCGTAACGTTTCATTTTATGGCGCTTTTTTGCAGCTTAAGGGCGGTAACATGAGCGCTATTCCGGCATCGACTGAAGAGTTAGCTGAACAGAGGATGTTTGTGTATTACAAAAATCCTGTTGTGAAGCAGCTGAATGAAAAAGGTGAATTTGTTGCGCCTGTTGAATCTAATCCGATCCAACAAATTGAGTTGATTCCTAAGCACATGTTACAAACGAGTCAGGTAGTTGGCGTTGGCGGTTGCTTCAAAAGCCCGAATGCTGAACAGTTGAAGTCTGTTCAAGGGCTGGTAGAGTTTGCCCGCGGTCAGTAA
- a CDS encoding Maf family nucleotide pyrophosphatase produces the protein MSTPVYTTLKPVVLASGSPRRSQFLSELGIIFTVETHAGNEPLPEANEVPAEFACRCALTKTLSVREVSTQRDTACFIGADTIVVLGDEIMGKPTDDAHALDMLSRLSGNTHKVITATALVYPDGTTDTYAVETAVTMKQYSADALKAYIRTGEPADKAGAYAIQGIGSFLVELICGSWSNVVGLPVTELLEKLQAAGVVSPSAQ, from the coding sequence ATGAGTACACCTGTTTACACCACATTAAAGCCAGTTGTTCTGGCTTCCGGCTCACCGCGACGAAGCCAGTTTCTGTCTGAACTCGGCATAATATTTACAGTAGAAACCCACGCAGGAAATGAACCACTGCCAGAAGCTAATGAAGTGCCAGCAGAGTTTGCATGCCGCTGCGCCCTTACCAAAACATTATCCGTACGCGAAGTTTCTACACAACGCGACACAGCCTGTTTCATCGGCGCAGACACAATTGTTGTACTCGGTGACGAAATTATGGGAAAACCAACAGATGATGCCCATGCGCTTGATATGCTAAGTAGACTTTCCGGCAATACACACAAGGTAATTACTGCCACTGCGCTTGTGTATCCTGACGGCACTACTGATACATATGCTGTTGAAACAGCTGTAACTATGAAACAATATTCAGCAGATGCCTTAAAAGCGTATATCCGTACCGGAGAGCCTGCAGACAAGGCTGGAGCGTATGCAATTCAGGGAATTGGATCATTTCTCGTGGAATTAATCTGCGGATCCTGGTCAAATGTCGTAGGACTGCCGGTAACCGAGTTGCTGGAAAAATTACAAGCTGCCGGAGTAGTTTCTCCTTCAGCACAATAG
- a CDS encoding heavy metal translocating P-type ATPase, which yields MAPTTHRHSTFEEAAHCETCSTRARQERNSLFFNTDAIMLYTAAVLFLLELFLEDFFHRHNLHFWEFIFVLAAYVLAGGTVLTNAAKTVLRGDFFDENVLMVIATAGALAIHAYAEAIGIMIFFKVGELMQALAVARSRRSIKSLLASKPETARVQTATGIVERIPEDVTVGEKVTVRPGEKVPLDGVILEGSSQVNSAAITGESVPISAHKGDSVMAGQICINGAITLRVTRLFKESSIAKVMDLVEHATERKAKTEKFITTFARYYTPYVVLIACAVAFIPSLIMGGDLTKWVYRALVLLVISCPCALVISIPLGYFGGIGRASSSGILIKGSNFIDALAGVTSVAFDKTGTLTHGIFVVKNIQPAKGFSKDQLMEYAAAAEFNSTHPIALSILEYFKANDGALNENKLEKAKAISGQGTNVTYQGHNILAGNASLLAQQQISFPQSQQEGTIVYVAVDRSFAGTITIGDALRDDAAEAIQKLKEQGIESIMLTGDNEKAARTIAESLKLDKYHAGLLPEEKVAFLEKLQMLQNNDGHMAFVGDGINDAPVIARADVGIAMGGLGSDAAIESADVVLMTDSPSKVPQAISIARQTRIIVWQNILFAFAVKGIFITLGIFGIATMWEAVFADVGTSLLALANSTRIFTFKR from the coding sequence ATGGCCCCCACTACACATCGTCACTCCACGTTTGAAGAAGCAGCACATTGCGAAACATGCTCCACACGTGCCCGCCAAGAACGGAACAGCCTGTTTTTTAATACCGATGCAATCATGCTCTATACAGCAGCTGTGCTCTTTTTGCTGGAACTGTTTTTAGAAGATTTCTTTCACAGACATAATCTCCACTTCTGGGAGTTTATCTTTGTTTTGGCTGCATATGTACTTGCCGGAGGAACTGTTTTAACGAACGCCGCCAAGACCGTCCTACGGGGTGACTTTTTTGATGAAAACGTCCTAATGGTCATTGCTACAGCGGGAGCACTTGCTATTCATGCTTACGCAGAAGCCATCGGCATTATGATTTTTTTTAAGGTGGGGGAATTAATGCAGGCACTGGCGGTTGCACGCTCTCGACGCTCTATTAAGTCACTTCTGGCATCAAAACCGGAAACAGCGCGGGTTCAAACCGCAACAGGCATTGTTGAACGCATACCGGAAGATGTAACTGTCGGAGAAAAAGTGACTGTACGCCCAGGAGAAAAAGTTCCTCTGGATGGCGTCATTCTGGAAGGAAGCTCGCAAGTTAATTCGGCAGCTATTACAGGTGAGTCCGTACCTATCTCTGCGCACAAGGGTGATTCAGTTATGGCAGGACAAATTTGCATAAACGGCGCAATAACCCTCCGCGTTACCCGCCTGTTCAAAGAATCATCCATCGCCAAAGTTATGGATCTGGTGGAACATGCCACGGAACGAAAGGCTAAAACCGAAAAATTTATTACCACGTTTGCAAGATACTATACCCCATACGTTGTCTTGATTGCATGTGCTGTGGCTTTCATTCCGTCACTGATTATGGGGGGTGATTTAACCAAGTGGGTCTACAGGGCTCTTGTCCTGCTGGTTATCTCCTGCCCATGCGCTTTGGTGATCAGTATCCCGCTTGGCTATTTTGGCGGCATAGGGCGCGCCTCCAGCTCTGGAATTCTAATTAAGGGATCAAACTTCATAGATGCCCTTGCGGGCGTTACGTCCGTTGCTTTCGATAAAACAGGCACTCTCACGCACGGTATTTTTGTAGTCAAAAACATTCAGCCAGCAAAAGGATTCTCTAAAGATCAACTTATGGAATACGCTGCAGCAGCCGAATTCAATTCCACACACCCCATTGCACTTTCAATTCTGGAATACTTCAAAGCAAACGATGGAGCACTAAACGAAAACAAGTTGGAAAAAGCTAAAGCTATTTCCGGCCAAGGAACCAACGTAACCTACCAAGGTCACAATATTCTCGCAGGAAATGCATCACTGCTTGCACAGCAGCAAATCAGCTTTCCTCAATCTCAACAAGAGGGAACTATTGTCTATGTTGCAGTTGATCGGAGTTTCGCAGGAACTATAACTATTGGTGATGCATTGCGCGATGATGCGGCTGAAGCCATCCAGAAACTGAAAGAGCAAGGCATAGAATCTATTATGCTGACAGGGGATAATGAAAAGGCAGCTCGTACAATTGCAGAATCACTCAAACTCGACAAATATCATGCGGGGTTGCTACCCGAAGAGAAGGTAGCCTTTTTAGAAAAACTACAGATGCTACAAAACAACGACGGTCATATGGCCTTTGTAGGTGATGGTATCAACGATGCACCTGTCATCGCTCGTGCGGATGTTGGAATCGCCATGGGAGGACTGGGAAGTGATGCCGCCATTGAAAGCGCAGACGTAGTGCTCATGACAGATTCGCCGTCAAAGGTACCGCAGGCCATTTCTATTGCCCGTCAGACACGAATCATTGTATGGCAGAATATTCTCTTTGCCTTTGCTGTAAAAGGCATCTTCATCACACTTGGCATTTTTGGCATTGCCACCATGTGGGAAGCCGTATTTGCTGACGTGGGAACTTCATTGCTCGCACTCGCGAACTCCACCCGTATATTCACTTTCAAACGATAA
- a CDS encoding YkgJ family cysteine cluster protein — MFVDPHDAGPDDDSAVQDTLEYLESLPQLADGDTFTFACHPGVSCFNACCRDLNMPLSPYDVLRLRQGLGMDSTAFIKEYTVIEQYPNSGFPVLFLKMSDNIEQECPFLSKEGCTVYEHRSAACRTYPLGRATHLDEDGAVVEQFVIVQEDHCKGFAESKKWTAQEWLKDQGLEEYNYFADRYMSIISRFIDTDLELTQQRIQMALLAFYQLDHFKGFMEDMNLMDRVNVPKERREKIMTDEKERLLFAMEWMELILFGASTTLSHTA, encoded by the coding sequence ATGTTCGTAGATCCACATGATGCAGGCCCAGATGATGATTCCGCAGTTCAAGACACATTAGAGTATCTTGAATCGTTGCCGCAGTTGGCAGACGGCGACACCTTCACTTTTGCGTGTCATCCTGGTGTATCTTGCTTTAATGCATGCTGCCGCGACTTAAATATGCCTCTTTCTCCATACGACGTGTTGCGCTTACGTCAGGGGCTGGGCATGGACAGCACAGCTTTTATCAAAGAATACACTGTAATTGAGCAGTACCCTAACTCCGGTTTCCCTGTACTGTTCCTAAAAATGTCAGACAATATCGAACAAGAATGTCCGTTTCTCAGCAAAGAGGGCTGTACCGTATACGAGCACCGCTCCGCTGCGTGCCGCACCTACCCGCTGGGACGTGCAACCCACCTTGATGAAGACGGCGCTGTTGTAGAGCAGTTCGTTATTGTTCAGGAAGATCACTGCAAAGGCTTTGCCGAGTCCAAAAAATGGACTGCGCAGGAATGGCTCAAAGATCAGGGACTGGAAGAGTATAACTACTTTGCAGACCGCTACATGAGCATCATTTCCCGCTTTATCGACACAGACCTTGAACTGACACAGCAGCGTATTCAGATGGCGTTACTCGCCTTCTACCAGCTCGACCACTTTAAGGGTTTTATGGAAGACATGAACCTGATGGATAGAGTGAACGTGCCGAAAGAACGCCGCGAAAAAATTATGACTGACGAGAAGGAACGCCTTCTCTTTGCTATGGAGTGGATGGAACTTATCCTCTTCGGCGCCAGTACAACCCTTTCACACACCGCGTAA
- a CDS encoding adenylyltransferase/cytidyltransferase family protein, translating to MKNGIPAHPAIFRADQWDDLLAALADKREKRIVFTNGCYDILHPGHVDLLARCKAEGDILVLGLNSDDSVRSLGKGDDRPVNTFAVRAYVLAHLASVDYVVEFNESTPYELIDAVRPNMLIKGGDWGIDSIVGKDIVEGDGGTVLSLPLLKGFSTTALIEKIRSTKP from the coding sequence ATGAAGAACGGTATTCCAGCCCATCCGGCAATTTTCCGTGCAGACCAGTGGGACGACCTGCTTGCCGCACTGGCAGACAAACGCGAGAAACGCATTGTTTTTACTAACGGCTGCTATGACATCCTGCATCCGGGACACGTGGATCTTCTTGCCCGCTGCAAAGCAGAAGGCGATATCCTTGTGCTTGGTCTAAATAGCGATGATTCTGTCCGCTCACTGGGTAAAGGAGATGACAGACCTGTTAACACTTTTGCAGTCCGTGCCTATGTGCTGGCACACCTTGCAAGCGTTGATTACGTTGTAGAGTTTAATGAATCTACACCGTACGAACTTATCGACGCTGTACGTCCTAACATGCTCATCAAAGGTGGAGACTGGGGAATTGACTCTATTGTGGGAAAAGACATTGTAGAAGGGGATGGCGGTACTGTGCTCAGCCTTCCTCTTTTAAAAGGCTTTTCTACCACAGCACTTATTGAAAAGATTCGATCTACAAAGCCATAA
- a CDS encoding FAD-dependent oxidoreductase: MVPPTSPDDFSSTQNTPSPHDEDRWLLPQEARASLSEIFQKLKNTVELHVVTDTNPQNMFNDITLQFARDISRLSEQITFVQHTLGDDFSQKHDVQHSPSMLFNPEEFDIRFTGAPLGEEGKAFVEAILHISFGVSALSETSKTILAELSEPRHIRVFSSPGCPYCPEQFMNAVKATIEQPKLIRAECIDSDEFPDLTKQFNVGSVPHTVFSDQYSRVGLLPQERFCLELLMLRDAEEVLREQTQVAKPEEEEGKVYDLLILGAGPAGLTAAIYAKRSGLDAIVLDNSMIGGQVLTTPVVENYPGFKSVGGTALVEILTAHTREYSNIRENQSIEDVIIGDIIQVHTPERMYETKALIFATGTKWRPLGVEGEMKYFGTGVSHCASCDGYMFRGKHVVMVGGGNSALTDALHLKNLGIDVVIIHRRDTLRAEKALQDALKRERIPAIYDTVVEEVYGNDTEVEGVTLKNTKTGEITKHPCNGVFIAIGMNPNSQLAEKIGTTLNPDKTIHVDAAMRTNIPRVYAAGDVNGGVRQIVTAVSDGAVAAMSAFEDLQHPYWASEKEDQTD; this comes from the coding sequence ATGGTACCACCGACCAGCCCTGATGATTTTTCAAGCACTCAAAACACACCATCGCCCCATGATGAAGATCGCTGGCTGCTGCCGCAAGAGGCTCGTGCAAGTCTTTCCGAAATATTCCAAAAGCTCAAAAACACTGTGGAGCTTCATGTAGTAACAGACACAAACCCGCAGAATATGTTCAACGATATCACCCTGCAATTTGCTCGTGATATCTCCAGACTTTCCGAACAGATCACATTTGTACAGCACACCCTTGGTGACGATTTTTCTCAAAAGCACGATGTACAACACTCACCGTCCATGTTGTTTAATCCTGAAGAATTCGACATCCGATTCACCGGAGCCCCGCTGGGAGAGGAGGGAAAAGCCTTCGTAGAGGCAATACTGCATATCTCGTTTGGTGTGAGTGCACTTTCCGAAACATCCAAAACCATTCTGGCAGAACTTTCCGAACCACGACACATTCGCGTATTCTCTTCTCCGGGATGCCCGTATTGTCCGGAGCAATTCATGAATGCAGTTAAGGCCACAATTGAACAACCTAAACTCATCCGTGCCGAGTGCATTGATTCCGATGAATTCCCCGACCTCACGAAACAGTTCAATGTTGGCTCCGTTCCGCACACAGTATTCAGTGATCAGTATTCTCGTGTCGGCCTGTTACCGCAGGAGCGTTTCTGTCTGGAACTGCTCATGTTGCGTGATGCTGAGGAAGTGCTACGCGAACAAACACAGGTCGCAAAACCTGAAGAAGAGGAAGGAAAAGTATATGACCTGCTTATTCTCGGTGCAGGTCCAGCTGGACTTACTGCAGCAATCTACGCAAAACGCTCCGGACTCGACGCCATTGTGCTTGATAACTCCATGATTGGCGGACAAGTTCTTACAACACCTGTGGTAGAAAATTATCCCGGATTTAAAAGTGTGGGTGGCACAGCCCTTGTAGAAATACTCACCGCACATACGCGCGAATACTCAAACATCCGCGAAAATCAGAGCATTGAAGATGTGATTATCGGAGACATCATTCAGGTACATACTCCTGAGCGAATGTACGAAACAAAAGCACTTATCTTTGCCACTGGAACAAAATGGCGACCACTGGGGGTAGAAGGTGAGATGAAGTACTTCGGCACAGGCGTTAGCCACTGTGCCTCCTGCGACGGATATATGTTCCGTGGCAAACACGTGGTCATGGTCGGAGGCGGTAACAGCGCACTAACAGATGCACTGCATCTTAAAAATCTTGGTATTGATGTCGTCATCATTCATCGTCGTGACACCCTGCGTGCAGAAAAAGCCTTACAGGACGCTCTGAAGCGAGAAAGAATCCCTGCAATCTACGATACGGTTGTTGAAGAGGTATATGGAAACGATACAGAAGTTGAAGGAGTAACACTAAAAAATACTAAAACCGGAGAAATCACGAAACATCCGTGCAACGGCGTTTTCATTGCTATTGGTATGAATCCCAACTCTCAGCTTGCAGAAAAAATCGGGACAACACTCAATCCGGATAAAACAATCCATGTTGATGCTGCAATGCGCACCAATATTCCCCGCGTATATGCCGCTGGCGACGTGAACGGCGGAGTCCGCCAGATTGTTACAGCAGTCAGCGACGGCGCCGTGGCAGCCATGTCAGCCTTTGAAGATTTACAGCACCCGTACTGGGCTTCTGAAAAAGAAGACCAGACAGACTAA
- the trpS gene encoding tryptophan--tRNA ligase — protein MTRKRTVSGMRPTGALHLGHYFGVLKNWVAMQHEMDCYFFVADWHALTSDYADTSGLKTHVPEMVKDWLASGLDPEKCTIFQQSAVKEHAELHLLLSMITPLGWLERCPTYKEQRDQISNKDLGNYGFLGYPVLMATDILMYRPAYVPVGQDQLPHIEMTREIARRFNHMYNCDIFPEPEGKLTPEAKLPGLDGRKMSKSYNNGIFLREGMNDIQPKVRGMLTDKNRVRRNDPGDPDICNLFPYHVLMTSEEKQAEIRKGCTSAGLGCVDCKKILLESMEEFLTPIQERRAAIDANPKFVQEVLAHGNERASKMARETMEMVRSVMNLDF, from the coding sequence ATGACTCGTAAACGTACCGTTTCCGGTATGCGTCCTACTGGCGCCCTACACCTTGGCCATTACTTTGGCGTTCTTAAGAACTGGGTAGCAATGCAACATGAGATGGATTGCTACTTCTTCGTAGCAGACTGGCATGCGCTCACAAGTGATTACGCAGACACCAGTGGTCTCAAAACTCATGTTCCGGAAATGGTTAAAGATTGGCTTGCCTCCGGTCTTGATCCTGAAAAATGTACTATTTTCCAGCAGTCCGCAGTAAAAGAACATGCTGAACTACATCTGCTGCTGTCCATGATCACACCTCTTGGCTGGCTTGAACGCTGCCCTACTTACAAAGAACAGCGCGACCAAATCAGCAACAAGGACCTCGGCAACTACGGCTTCCTCGGCTACCCAGTGCTCATGGCTACTGATATTCTCATGTACCGCCCTGCATACGTACCTGTAGGTCAGGATCAGTTACCACACATTGAAATGACACGCGAAATCGCTCGCCGTTTCAACCACATGTACAACTGTGATATCTTCCCTGAGCCTGAAGGCAAACTGACTCCAGAAGCAAAACTTCCGGGTCTTGATGGCCGCAAGATGTCCAAGAGCTACAACAACGGCATCTTCCTTCGCGAAGGCATGAACGACATCCAGCCTAAGGTTCGTGGCATGCTTACAGATAAAAACCGCGTGCGTCGAAACGATCCAGGCGATCCAGACATCTGTAACCTCTTCCCGTACCATGTGCTCATGACATCTGAAGAAAAACAGGCTGAAATCCGTAAAGGCTGTACCTCTGCTGGACTCGGCTGTGTTGACTGTAAGAAAATTCTCCTTGAATCCATGGAAGAATTCCTTACCCCTATTCAAGAACGCCGTGCAGCTATCGATGCAAATCCTAAATTCGTTCAGGAAGTGCTCGCACACGGTAACGAACGCGCCAGCAAAATGGCTCGCGAAACCATGGAAATGGTTCGCAGCGTTATGAACCTTGATTTTTAA
- a CDS encoding DVU0524 family FlgM-associated protein: protein MTVQSFYVQNMLRKYKKQITTAQYIARANGSARNLHVFNQNDDAQLSDKERRIANARRQGLVERVAREVYENLLFSGSDNPIVEEIKAQLEIDLGFAVLFRNPFPNLSLQIYKETDLGPIKVTSDEKEEIMNRLWAISLDKVNATML, encoded by the coding sequence ATGACAGTACAATCATTTTATGTGCAAAACATGCTTCGTAAGTACAAGAAGCAAATAACTACTGCCCAGTATATAGCTCGGGCAAATGGTTCGGCGCGTAATTTGCATGTTTTTAATCAGAATGATGACGCTCAATTATCTGACAAGGAGCGTCGCATTGCAAATGCAAGGCGGCAGGGACTTGTTGAGCGAGTTGCCAGGGAAGTTTACGAAAACTTACTCTTTTCCGGCAGCGATAATCCAATAGTGGAAGAAATTAAGGCGCAACTGGAAATTGATTTAGGGTTTGCCGTACTCTTTCGAAATCCTTTCCCAAATCTTTCTTTGCAAATCTATAAAGAAACTGATTTAGGGCCGATAAAGGTTACAAGCGATGAGAAAGAAGAAATAATGAACAGACTCTGGGCAATCTCTTTAGACAAAGTCAATGCGACCATGTTATAA
- the flgM gene encoding flagellar biosynthesis anti-sigma factor FlgM — MKVYDYNAKLDYGSTLKKGQRAEQAGREQAGREQTSVEAEPQGDRVSFSDEGRLRTEAYKEAMNTPEVRKDKVAAIKAQIASGEYEIDSKKIAEGILRDELDLFI, encoded by the coding sequence ATGAAAGTTTATGATTACAACGCAAAGCTGGATTACGGTTCTACGCTGAAAAAAGGCCAGCGTGCCGAACAGGCTGGACGTGAACAAGCCGGTCGTGAGCAGACTTCTGTTGAAGCTGAACCTCAAGGCGATAGGGTTAGCTTCTCTGATGAGGGACGCTTACGCACTGAAGCATATAAAGAAGCGATGAACACACCGGAAGTGCGCAAAGATAAAGTGGCTGCTATCAAAGCCCAGATTGCGTCTGGTGAATATGAGATCGACAGTAAGAAGATTGCTGAAGGCATTCTTCGCGACGAACTCGATCTGTTCATCTAA
- the mutY gene encoding A/G-specific adenine glycosylase gives MISPNQYPTFASDLLSWFNTNKRALPWREDYAPYRVWVSEIMLQQTQMERGVAYFHRWMEALPNISAVAEAHEDTLLKLWEGLGYYSRVRNLHKAAKIIAAEHNGTFPENYADIRALPGIGDYTAGAIASIAFNQNVICVDANVERVFSRIFDIDTPVKQKQNMEFIRKTVAEVLPSGHAREFNQALMELGALVCSKKPHCKRCPLQQYCEAYHLGIPHERPVPTAKKGIQHIDVATGFLMHKGKIYIQKRPDFGVWAGFWELPGGSVEEGEAPEETVVREFMEETEFPVKIEDKILVVKHGYTTYRVTMHCYFLTFAKEHSAEPVLHAATAYQWVKMEELDKVTLPAGHRKLLDHLQNDMRLKPLLQNS, from the coding sequence ATGATTTCACCAAACCAATACCCCACCTTCGCTAGCGACCTTCTTTCGTGGTTCAATACCAACAAACGCGCCCTACCGTGGCGCGAAGATTACGCTCCCTACCGAGTGTGGGTATCCGAAATCATGTTACAGCAAACCCAGATGGAACGCGGTGTAGCCTATTTTCATCGCTGGATGGAAGCACTGCCTAACATCTCTGCTGTTGCTGAGGCGCACGAAGACACTCTTCTCAAGTTATGGGAAGGGCTGGGGTACTATTCCCGCGTCCGCAACCTTCATAAGGCTGCCAAGATTATTGCTGCAGAACATAATGGCACCTTTCCGGAAAATTACGCGGATATTCGAGCGCTCCCGGGCATTGGTGATTATACAGCAGGTGCGATTGCTTCCATTGCCTTTAATCAGAACGTGATCTGCGTTGATGCTAACGTTGAGCGCGTATTCTCAAGAATTTTTGATATTGATACGCCGGTTAAGCAAAAGCAAAACATGGAGTTTATACGCAAAACCGTGGCAGAAGTGCTCCCATCCGGCCATGCGCGGGAATTTAATCAAGCCCTTATGGAGCTGGGTGCATTAGTGTGCAGTAAAAAGCCACACTGCAAACGCTGTCCGCTTCAGCAATACTGCGAAGCGTACCACCTCGGCATTCCGCATGAACGCCCTGTGCCTACGGCAAAAAAAGGAATTCAACATATTGATGTCGCTACCGGCTTTTTAATGCACAAGGGAAAAATTTATATTCAGAAGCGGCCGGACTTCGGCGTATGGGCAGGCTTCTGGGAACTCCCCGGCGGCTCTGTTGAAGAAGGTGAAGCACCTGAAGAGACCGTTGTTCGCGAATTCATGGAAGAAACAGAATTTCCTGTAAAAATTGAAGATAAGATTCTTGTAGTGAAACACGGCTACACAACCTACCGTGTAACTATGCACTGCTACTTCCTTACCTTTGCCAAGGAACACTCAGCAGAGCCTGTACTCCATGCTGCCACAGCCTATCAATGGGTCAAAATGGAGGAGCTAGACAAGGTCACTTTACCGGCAGGACATCGTAAGCTTCTTGATCACCTACAAAATGACATGCGTTTAAAACCACTATTACAAAACAGCTAG
- a CDS encoding site-2 protease family protein, which produces MFTTDIAASVTKIAIAFIPMLLGMVCHEVAHGWVAYKLGDPTAKSQGRLTLNPTPHIDPMGTAMFVLTALTSPFIIGWAKPVPVDSRWFKNPRKGMILVSVAGPFTNFLLAVTFGILFAFVAQSAPTPGSLYASVYDFLHNMCVAGVWINLTLGWFNLMPFPPLDGSHIVAGLLPPRLSYKFQSLSRYGFILIILLLATGFLGRIISPLITGSADLIQQLIFLI; this is translated from the coding sequence ATGTTTACTACCGATATTGCAGCAAGTGTGACTAAGATTGCCATTGCGTTTATTCCTATGCTTCTTGGTATGGTATGCCACGAAGTTGCGCACGGCTGGGTAGCGTATAAACTTGGTGACCCCACCGCCAAATCGCAGGGCCGCCTGACGCTGAACCCAACTCCACATATTGATCCTATGGGTACAGCCATGTTTGTACTCACAGCGCTTACCAGCCCGTTTATTATTGGGTGGGCAAAGCCGGTTCCGGTCGATAGCCGCTGGTTCAAAAACCCGAGAAAAGGTATGATCCTCGTTTCTGTAGCGGGACCTTTTACCAACTTTCTCCTTGCCGTCACCTTTGGGATACTCTTTGCTTTTGTAGCTCAGAGCGCACCTACACCAGGTTCTCTGTACGCCTCTGTGTATGATTTTCTACACAACATGTGTGTAGCCGGCGTCTGGATTAACCTGACACTCGGCTGGTTCAACCTTATGCCGTTCCCACCGCTGGATGGTAGTCATATCGTGGCAGGTTTACTCCCGCCGCGCCTTTCATATAAATTCCAAAGCTTATCCCGCTATGGATTTATTCTTATAATTTTATTGCTGGCAACAGGCTTCTTAGGAAGGATCATCAGTCCGCTTATCACAGGATCTGCCGACTTGATTCAACAATTAATTTTCCTGATCTAG
- a CDS encoding phosphatidylglycerophosphatase A family protein has protein sequence MMTELSLSDKIAVHASRLGPSGLSPFAPGTVGSAVAVLLAPIFFMPLPMWMRIAFIAVLFFWGSIQITRAEKILGSKDPGEIVLDELVGQWITILPFAALSFWWMVIAFFLFRVFDIAKPYPIRDSEKWLERGWGVMIDDVLAGLYAMVCLGVLRFLFA, from the coding sequence ATGATGACAGAACTATCACTAAGCGACAAAATTGCAGTTCACGCCTCCCGCCTGGGACCTTCCGGACTTTCTCCATTCGCTCCTGGAACTGTGGGTTCTGCAGTTGCCGTCCTGCTTGCACCAATCTTTTTTATGCCGCTTCCTATGTGGATGCGCATTGCCTTTATCGCGGTTCTGTTCTTCTGGGGAAGCATTCAGATTACCCGCGCTGAAAAAATTTTAGGAAGCAAGGATCCCGGAGAAATTGTTCTTGATGAATTGGTAGGACAATGGATAACAATTCTGCCGTTTGCGGCATTATCCTTCTGGTGGATGGTAATTGCATTCTTCCTGTTCAGAGTCTTCGACATAGCAAAACCATATCCCATAAGGGACTCTGAAAAATGGTTGGAACGCGGCTGGGGGGTTATGATTGATGACGTCCTGGCTGGACTCTACGCTATGGTATGCCTTGGTGTGCTGCGGTTTTTATTTGCATAA